TTACCTCTTTTACACATGCGCATGTAGTAGCAGTTGCTTCACAAGCAAACCTTTTCTCAAAGAGGGCAATCTAATGCAGAGAAATCTAATGCAGAGAAAATAAGCATGAATTACCCTTTGTCCGATGTGATCGCGTCTAATATAGCCAAGAGTACACACGCATGATTTTCTTACCCTTGCTGCAAGACAACTAAATGCCCTCTTCACTTGAGGCACTATAATTACAAGCTGTAGTGGTCTTATTCACCTACATGTAACCAACAAGAGACTTTTGGCATGGCGCTGTACGCCTGCATCCCTGCAGAAGTACGACAGCGCTGGCCAGTAAAAATAACTCATTTCAAAGTGTCAATGCCAACGAGATTGCCGAGAGATTAGGTGCAACGctgaatattttttttacaccCAGCATTGATTGGCCAGTGTCTAATTGGCTCGATAACATTATGCATATTTCCAGTGTAACAGCGCCCAatatgaagaagaacaaCGAGCATCAACTCAGTCGACGCCAGTTTCCAACCATCAATTGCAAATACAAATGTCTCCAAGCCAGTCGAGTCCAAACAAAAAGACGGCCATCTGATGTATTAAATAACATGAAACTCAGACCTCCAGCTAACCCTCGTTCCTCTCTACGCACATGCTACACACATTATATGCAACCAACTTGTGATGGTGAAAAACAAGCATCTCTCACAGCTTCGACTCAGCCTTGCCCTTCCACTTAGCCAGCAACCTCTGCACCGCCGCCCTCGGACTGTGCCCATCCACAAAGCCAATAAACGGGCTGCCAACCTTGTAGCCAAGCATGCCCACCAGCCTCTCCGGTAGCTCGTCCAGCTTCTCCCAGTCAACCGCCAGGATCATGTTCTCCATGGGCCGGATCCAAGGCTGGCAGTACTGCGCCGTCAGCGCCAACCGGGGCTTGTCGCTGGTAttcgcgccgccgccgtgccACAGCGTGCTGAGGAAGTAGATGATGCTGCCCGCCGGCATGATCACGGGGACGGTGTCCTCCATGGTGGGGATGCGGTTTGAATCCCAGTTGTGAGAGTCGGGGACGATGACAGTTGCGCCGTTGGTGGCGGTGTAATCGTCGAGAGCAATCATGACGCCCTGATATTCATCCTCCAGCGTTAGGCCGTTGCTGCTTCAACATCATACAGATGCTCAGGGAAGCAATCGTGTATAAGTAACGAAAGACAGGGAATAAGGAAGGCGTGCACTCACCGAGCCAAGCGGCCTATGCGGCCTCTCCAGCGTCGCAAAGCCATGATCGTAATGCAGCGTCTGCGCCGTCTCCCCGGGCAGGATGTTGATGCTCTGAAACGAGTTGAGCAGATACCCGGCATCCAGGAAATGATCATTCAGCGTCAGCACATCCTCGTGGAGCGCAAAGGCGTCGAAGATCCGCGACTTGTTCACCAGCGAGTACATGCGCTGCGTCTTGTGCCCTTCGAAGTTGTTGCGGCCCGCCTGGCCAGCAGGCCCAGCCGTCTCCGGGTCGTTGGTCAGCCTCAGGGCCTCAGCTTTCGCCGCGGCCACGGTGGAGGCATCAAAGGCGTCccggatgatgacgaagccgTGCTTGTTCACCTCGTCGATGAGATGCTGCATGCGGGCGTCTGGAGGCTTTGACGTGCTGAGCAGCCGCTTGTCAGCTCCGACTTCGTTGGGGATCGAACCTCCCGGCAAGCGTGTGTTGCTCATTGTGATGTAGGTATATGAGCTGGCAATGGACAAGAAGAGATAGAGAGGAAAACTAGGAATAGTGGAAAAATACTACATGTGTTATGTTCGACTTGGAAGGCGGGATGAAGGAAGGATGATTTTCCAAGACTTAAGATTACATCAGGGTCAAGCTGTATAATACcggcatatatatacatacagcCATACATTAAACTTTTCAGGTAAACCAAGGTATTGATAGCTAACATGGGGTTGCACGCGCgggtgagaaaaaaagtgacAGCTGCCGTGTACTCAACTACTAAGTCCTGAAGCATTGCAACTAGACTCAAGCCGCTCAAGGGAAGATACTCGGAAAGtaagctacatgtacttttgaTCCATTTACAAGCCACTATGAtctagtttaataaaagagcAAGTATATATCAACAATGCTATAAGAAAGACACCGCGGAGTTACACAAGACTCTTGTGCAAATATGCTACAAGTCACTTTCGTCAAGCTCCTCTACTAACTCCGTGGAATCAGCCGCACACGAGAAGCGGAGAAGCGGGTCGATCCCCAGTAAGCCGAGGAAGATTGCTGTTTGAGTCGCTATGCCGAATCCAGGTGGCAATGGCATACTAGTGGCCAGCGCCGCACTCCTACATAAGCTGTACGGCTTGaattatctttttctttttttttctcttcttctcttgataTAAATGAGCAAGAGGTTATTAAACTACAGAATGCAAGAGTCTGATTGGAGAGTTGACTGAAgcaaagttaattattaccGTCTTACATGAATAGCCTATAGCTTCTCACAATGCTGACGCGCGACTTCAGCAACAGTAGCTACGATGGACGATAAACCCAAACAAGCTACATATAGATATCCACTTGCAAGACTAGCGACTTCGAGTAGGCTATCCGTCTACCCTGGATTCACATGATCTAATAATAGCCGGGATAACTCAGAGATGATTCATAAAGTCTAGCAAAAGCTTGTATAGTCTAGCCAGTAGAAGTACTACGTATAACAGATGGTACCCGCAAATATTGTATCAATGTTAAATAACGTTATGCATCATGTATCATCTCGTCGAAGCATGTACCGTGTTCCCTCGAAAAATTGACCAACAAATATTGTCGAAATCTGGTCGAATCAACCCATTACTTACTGGGAATAGCAGCCCAACTTCCCAAGGGAATTCATATAGGAGCATCATGAAAAGGCTTTATACATATCACAACCCGATATTTAAACACACGAACAGCTCACTCAATTTAAACTGACACATATAAtcattttaaacttaaaacagTTCAATTCGCtcgctttttatatatagacaAAAATGGGTTTTATACACAATTCTTTACCCAATTAGCATCTCAAGTTATGTACAAGAAGATTCGATATCCCGCCCCAGCAATTTCCTCCGCGTCGTCTCATCCCTAGTCGCCGCTTACTGAGAGCAGACGCCGTTGGAGCAGAAGTAAGGGTCAGAGCAGTCGTTGTCATTACCGCAAGAAGCGCCGAGGCAGTGGCCCTCCCAAGAGCAGGTGGTAGGAGGAGGAGTGCTGCCAGCGGTGCCGCACTTGCCGCTGTTGCAGGTGAGGGAGTCGGAGCAGTCGTTGTCAGAGCTGCAAGAAGCACCAGCGCAATGGCCGGCCCAAGAGCAAGTGGGGGTGCTTCCAGCGGgagtggtggaggaggcgggaGGAGGAGTAGTGCCGGAGCCGGAGCCGATAGCAGCCTTGATGGTCTTCTGGAAGTTGCCGTTCTTGACAGCGAGCTGAGCCTCCCAAAGCATGATACCGCCAATGTTGGGCAGGTTAAGGGCAGAGACACCGTTGTAAGCAGAGATGAGAGAGCTGGGAGAGACGTAGCCCTGGTCACCATCGGCACCGCTGGCCAGCGCACCAATGAACAGAGTAGCGTTACCAATGTTCTTGCTCCAGTTCTTGACAGCAGTGTTGAAGCCGGACTGGCCAACGTTGCAGTTGTCGTTGTTGTAGAACTGGACCCAGACGTAATCAAGGAGCTGGCAGACGTTGAGAGGCTCAGAGGCATCGGGGAAGGGGC
The Trichoderma asperellum chromosome 7, complete sequence DNA segment above includes these coding regions:
- a CDS encoding uncharacterized protein (EggNog:ENOG41), producing MSNTRLPGGSIPNEVGADKRLLSTSKPPDARMQHLIDEVNKHGFVIIRDAFDASTVAAAKAEALRLTNDPETAGPAGQAGRNNFEGHKTQRMYSLVNKSRIFDAFALHEDVLTLNDHFLDAGYLLNSFQSINILPGETAQTLHYDHGFATLERPHRPLGSGVMIALDDYTATNGATVIVPDSHNWDSNRIPTMEDTVPVIMPAGSIIYFLSTLWHGGGANTSDKPRLALTAQYCQPWIRPMENMILAVDWEKLDELPERLVGMLGYKVGSPFIGFVDGHSPRAAVQRLLAKWKGKAESKL
- the CHI3_2 gene encoding Endochitinase 3 (CAZy:GH18~SECRETED:SignalP(1-19)), which gives rise to MFFSKALAATGLLASAALAAPTIEKRAAGGKLVVYWGAEDDSTTLANVCADSSYDIVNLAFLDKFSAGGGYPSLSLSTLGGPSAAQKAAGATNLQDGSSLVPAIKACQAAGKLVILSMGGAVDFSQVTLSGDSQGQAVADMVWNLFLGGTATPTLRPFGTVKLDGVDLDNETGNPTGYLAMTQRFRSNFAKDTSKRYYLTAAPQCPFPDASEPLNVCQLLDYVWVQFYNNDNCNVGQSGFNTAVKNWSKNIGNATLFIGALASGADGDQGYVSPSSLISAYNGVSALNLPNIGGIMLWEAQLAVKNGNFQKTIKAAIGSGSGTTPPPASSTTPAGSTPTCSWAGHCAGASCSSDNDCSDSLTCNSGKCGTAGSTPPPTTCSWEGHCLGASCGNDNDCSDPYFCSNGVCSQ